The segment GTCACGGAGTCGAGACAGAGCTGGGCGAACTCGGCTTTCGCGTCGACGACGTAGTGCTCCAGCCCGAGCGCCTCGGCGGTCTCCTCGGCCTCGTCGAACTCGGCCGCCGGCTGGCCGACGTCGACCGTGACGCCGATGACCTCGTCGTAGCCGTACTCCTCCTCCAGCAGTGGGACACAGACCGTCGTGTCCAGTCCGCCCGAGAACGCGAGTGCTACTTTGCCGCCCGTTTCGTGTGTGTCCGTGTCGCCGTCAGATGTCGTGTGTGTCATTGAGTGTCGTGGAAACTGGCGGACTGACGTCCGCCGGAGTTAGTTGCAAACTGTGCCCAGCGCTGGGGATGAATGAGTGTGGCCCTAACGGGCCGGTCGTGGTCGCGGTCGTCGGACGGCAACACCGCTCGCGGAAGAAGTGCGAGCGCGGGAGTCGCGGTGTTGCCTCATCGTACACACAGTTACAACGAGGTCGCTATTAAAGCCTTGCGGGCAGGCAACGCTTGCACGTCAGGCGGTTTCGCGGTTCGTGCGAACACCCCGCACGGCTTGGCCCTGGTTTTTTACAGCGCCCCAGATAACTGGAGCCCATGTTCGATGGAATCGACGACAGAGCCGACATCGAGGCCGAATCGCTCCTGCTGGTCATCCTCGGCCTCGTCGTGGTCTGGATCGCACTGGAGATCGTCGGCGAGCTGCTCGGCCTGCTCGGCTGGCTGCTCGGCCCGTTCAGGCCCGTGCTCGGGCTGGCCATCGTCGTCATCATCGTCCTCTGGCTGACCGACCGGCTCTGACCGCCAGCCTCTTTTCGCCCGACCGCCGAGTACGACCGTGTTCAGCCTGAACGTCCCGGTCCCCGGCTCCGTCTCCCGGCTCGCCCACGAGCTCCAGCCGGCGCTGTTCGGCTTCGAACGCGTCCGCGACGAGCACACCCTGCTGGCCAAGCGCATCGGCGACCCGGACCACTTCGACGCCCGCACCCACGAGGTCCGCCGCGCCCTCCGCGGCCAGCCCGCCTTCGAGGCCCAGGTTACGGGCGTCGACTACTTCGAGCGCCCGACCGTCGGCACCGCGCCCGTCGTCTACCTCGCCGTCGAGAGCCCCGGCCTGCTGGAGCTGCACGAGTCACTGGTCGACGAGTTCGGGGCCATCGACGGGCTGGAGGGCGAGGACTACACGCCCCACGTCACGCTGGCCCGCGACGGCGATATGGCGAGCGCCGAGCGTGCGGCGGCGCAGGACCTCGAACCCGTGACGTGGACGGTGAACGAGCTGGAGTTCTTCGACTCGAAGTACCGGGAGGTCGCCGGGCGGATCTCGTTGCCCGCCTGAGACGTTCCCGGTCCGTGTGAACC is part of the Haloarchaeobius litoreus genome and harbors:
- a CDS encoding DUF7554 family protein — its product is MFDGIDDRADIEAESLLLVILGLVVVWIALEIVGELLGLLGWLLGPFRPVLGLAIVVIIVLWLTDRL
- a CDS encoding 2'-5' RNA ligase family protein; its protein translation is MFSLNVPVPGSVSRLAHELQPALFGFERVRDEHTLLAKRIGDPDHFDARTHEVRRALRGQPAFEAQVTGVDYFERPTVGTAPVVYLAVESPGLLELHESLVDEFGAIDGLEGEDYTPHVTLARDGDMASAERAAAQDLEPVTWTVNELEFFDSKYREVAGRISLPA